In the Flavobacterium sp. J372 genome, one interval contains:
- the murG gene encoding undecaprenyldiphospho-muramoylpentapeptide beta-N-acetylglucosaminyltransferase: MSKQKFILSGGGTGGHIYPAIAIADELKVRYPDCEILFVGASDKMEMQKVPQAGYKIEGLWISGIQRRLTFDNAMFPLKLISSLWKSRSIVKSFKPDVVIGTGGFASGPLLRAAAANGVPTVIQEQNSYPGITNKWLAKTAHKICVAYEGLERFFPKEKIVFTGNPVRSDIILEENSRAEAINRFQLNPDKKTLLVLGGSLGSRRINQLIAKELSWLQAQNVQVIWQCGKFYFEEYQHYGDKDDVKVLSFIDRMDLVYAAADVVISRSGASSVSELCIVGKPVIFIPSPNVAEDHQTKNAQAVVDKGGAILLKEAQLNTQFQPVFEDLLNNADKQRKLSENIAKLAKVNATKDIVEEVAKLL; this comes from the coding sequence ATGAGTAAGCAAAAATTCATACTTAGCGGCGGCGGTACAGGGGGGCATATCTACCCTGCGATTGCTATTGCAGATGAATTAAAGGTGCGCTACCCCGACTGCGAGATACTGTTTGTTGGGGCAAGCGATAAGATGGAAATGCAAAAAGTGCCGCAGGCAGGATATAAAATAGAGGGTTTATGGATAAGTGGCATACAGCGCAGGCTTACGTTTGACAATGCTATGTTTCCGCTGAAGCTGATAAGCAGCTTGTGGAAGTCACGAAGCATTGTCAAAAGCTTTAAGCCCGACGTGGTAATAGGCACGGGGGGGTTTGCGAGCGGTCCGCTTTTAAGGGCAGCAGCAGCTAACGGGGTGCCGACGGTTATTCAGGAGCAAAATTCCTATCCGGGCATCACCAACAAATGGCTTGCAAAAACGGCACATAAGATATGCGTGGCGTATGAAGGGCTTGAGCGTTTCTTCCCGAAAGAAAAGATAGTATTTACGGGTAACCCTGTACGTTCTGATATCATTTTGGAAGAGAATAGCAGGGCAGAGGCAATCAACAGATTCCAGCTGAACCCTGATAAAAAGACATTATTAGTGCTCGGTGGCAGCCTTGGCTCACGCCGCATAAATCAGCTTATTGCCAAAGAGCTGTCGTGGCTGCAGGCCCAGAATGTGCAGGTGATATGGCAGTGTGGCAAGTTCTATTTTGAAGAATACCAACACTACGGTGATAAAGATGATGTAAAGGTACTTTCGTTTATTGACAGGATGGATTTGGTCTATGCCGCCGCAGATGTGGTGATTTCACGCTCAGGCGCATCATCTGTGTCAGAGTTGTGCATCGTGGGCAAGCCGGTAATCTTTATCCCGTCGCCTAACGTAGCCGAAGACCACCAGACAAAGAACGCGCAGGCAGTGGTAGACAAGGGTGGAGCAATATTGCTTAAGGAAGCACAGTTGAATACGCAGTTTCAGCCCGTGTTTGAAGATTTACTAAATAATGCAGACAAGCAGCGAAAGCTGAGTGAAAATATAGCAAAACTGGCAAAAGTAAATGCCACGAAGGATATTGTTGAGGAAGTGGCGAAGCTGCTTTAG